In Spirosoma aureum, a single genomic region encodes these proteins:
- the thiC gene encoding phosphomethylpyrimidine synthase ThiC produces MSQKTEHPAQPAITRQPLTGSRKIYVPGQLHDIRVSMREITLSDTIAHVHSGTKLSRQPNAPVTVYDTSGPYTDPDAVIDLQRGLPRLREPWITSREDVEPLAAFSSTYSNQRLGNPTLDFLRFAHIRHPYRAKAGQNVTQLHYARKGIITPEMEYIAIRENQRIDSRNDQSALWQQHPGMSFGANTPKQVITPEFVRQEVAAGRAIIPANINHPESEPMIIGRNFLVKINTNIGNSVVSSSIEEEVEKAVWSCRWGGDTLMDLSTGKNIHETREWIIRNCPVPVGTVPIYQALEKVNGKAEALTWELFRDTLIEQAEQGVDYFTIHAGVLLRYIPLTARRVTGIVSRGGSIMAKWCLAHHQENFLYTHFEDICAIMKAYDVSFSLGDGLRPGSIADANDAAQFAELETLGELTKIAWKHDVQVMIEGPGHVPMHLIKENMDKQLQCCEEAPFYTLGPLTTDIAPGYDHITSGIGAAMIGWFGTAMLCYVTPKEHLGLPNKKDVKDGVITYKIAAHAADLAKGHPGAQYRDNALSKARFEFRWEDQFNLSLDPDTARAFHDETLPAEGAKIAHFCSMCGPNFCSMKITQDVRDYAEQHALGHDEVFDKAMQAKAKEFAEQGNQLYL; encoded by the coding sequence ATGAGCCAGAAAACCGAACACCCAGCACAACCTGCCATTACCCGTCAGCCACTGACCGGCTCCCGTAAAATTTACGTGCCGGGTCAATTGCACGACATCCGCGTATCCATGCGGGAGATTACCCTCTCAGATACGATAGCGCATGTACATTCGGGCACTAAACTGAGCCGCCAGCCCAACGCCCCCGTAACCGTCTATGATACCAGTGGCCCCTATACCGATCCCGACGCGGTGATCGATCTGCAACGGGGCCTCCCCCGACTGCGTGAACCCTGGATTACCAGTCGGGAGGATGTGGAGCCATTGGCGGCCTTCTCATCGACGTACAGTAATCAGCGGTTGGGCAACCCAACACTTGACTTCCTGCGCTTTGCCCACATCCGTCACCCCTATCGAGCCAAAGCCGGTCAAAACGTGACGCAGCTGCACTATGCCCGAAAGGGGATTATCACCCCCGAAATGGAGTACATCGCTATTCGGGAGAACCAGCGCATCGACAGCCGCAATGATCAATCAGCCCTCTGGCAGCAACATCCGGGCATGAGTTTCGGGGCGAATACGCCCAAACAGGTCATCACTCCGGAGTTTGTCCGACAGGAAGTTGCGGCCGGTCGTGCCATCATTCCGGCCAACATCAATCATCCGGAAAGCGAACCCATGATTATCGGGCGAAATTTTCTGGTTAAGATCAACACCAATATCGGCAACTCCGTTGTCTCGTCAAGTATTGAAGAGGAGGTCGAAAAAGCGGTATGGAGCTGCCGTTGGGGTGGCGATACTCTGATGGATCTATCGACGGGAAAGAATATTCACGAAACCCGCGAGTGGATCATTCGCAACTGCCCGGTACCGGTCGGTACGGTTCCGATTTACCAGGCCCTCGAAAAAGTGAATGGCAAGGCAGAAGCCCTAACGTGGGAGTTATTCCGTGATACGCTCATTGAGCAGGCCGAACAGGGCGTCGATTATTTCACGATTCATGCGGGCGTTCTGCTTCGGTATATTCCCCTGACGGCCCGCCGGGTTACGGGAATTGTGTCGCGCGGGGGGAGCATCATGGCCAAATGGTGCCTGGCCCATCATCAGGAGAATTTCCTGTATACGCATTTTGAGGATATCTGCGCCATCATGAAAGCGTATGATGTATCGTTTTCGCTGGGCGACGGCCTGAGGCCGGGCTCCATTGCCGATGCCAACGACGCGGCCCAGTTCGCCGAGCTGGAAACCCTGGGCGAACTGACTAAAATCGCCTGGAAGCACGATGTGCAGGTGATGATCGAAGGCCCCGGTCATGTGCCGATGCACCTCATCAAAGAGAACATGGATAAACAGTTGCAGTGCTGCGAGGAAGCACCTTTTTACACCCTCGGCCCGCTGACAACCGACATTGCCCCTGGTTATGACCACATTACGTCGGGCATCGGTGCGGCCATGATCGGCTGGTTCGGTACGGCCATGCTTTGTTACGTGACCCCTAAAGAACACCTCGGTCTGCCGAATAAAAAGGACGTAAAAGACGGCGTGATCACCTATAAGATTGCGGCTCACGCAGCCGATCTGGCGAAAGGACATCCGGGAGCGCAGTACCGCGATAACGCATTGAGTAAGGCACGCTTTGAATTCCGCTGGGAGGATCAGTTTAATCTCTCGCTCGATCCGGACACGGCACGGGCTTTTCATGACGAAACCTTACCGGCCGAAGGAGCCAAGATTGCCCATTTCTGCTCGATGTGCGGCCCCAATTTCTGTTCGATGAAAATCACCCAGGATGTACGCGATTACGCCGAGCAGCATGCGCTGGGCCACGACGAAGTATTCGATAAAGCAATGCAGGCAAAAGCCAAGGAATTTGCCGAACAGGGCAATCAGCTTTACCTATGA
- a CDS encoding TIM barrel protein, translated as MTTRRSFLKSAGGSAALATMSPAAIASVNRVEANKAPGEDLFKLGMAGYTFVNFNLDQSLEMMKKTDVHYLCIKDFHLPLTSTPEQITAFHEKLAKSGVTGYAVGPIYMITTQEVDNAFAYAKRVGVKLIIGVPNTELLPYVDKKVKEYDFRYAIHNHGPDIALYPNAVSIYSAIKDLDPRIGFCFDMGHDRRNGDDPVADLQTYAKRIFDIHLKNVTAASKEGKTCELGRGVIDIPAFVEMLRKVKYEGSCSLEYEKDMKDPLAGIAESVGYFKGVCDASRKRKS; from the coding sequence ATGACGACACGACGATCGTTTCTAAAAAGTGCCGGAGGCAGTGCTGCACTAGCCACGATGAGTCCGGCTGCTATAGCCTCGGTGAATAGGGTTGAAGCCAATAAAGCCCCCGGCGAGGATTTATTTAAACTGGGCATGGCCGGGTACACCTTTGTTAATTTCAACCTGGATCAGTCGCTTGAAATGATGAAGAAAACGGATGTACACTATTTGTGCATCAAGGATTTTCATCTGCCCTTAACGAGCACACCCGAACAAATCACGGCTTTTCACGAAAAGCTGGCCAAGTCAGGGGTTACGGGTTATGCCGTTGGTCCAATCTACATGATAACGACCCAGGAGGTCGACAATGCGTTTGCGTACGCCAAACGGGTTGGGGTAAAACTCATCATCGGCGTTCCGAATACAGAGTTATTGCCCTATGTCGACAAGAAAGTGAAGGAGTATGATTTCCGGTACGCCATTCACAACCACGGGCCTGATATCGCACTGTATCCCAATGCGGTGTCTATTTACAGTGCCATTAAGGACCTGGACCCCCGAATCGGTTTCTGTTTTGATATGGGCCACGACCGGCGCAATGGCGACGACCCCGTTGCCGATCTGCAAACATACGCCAAGCGCATTTTTGATATCCATCTCAAAAACGTAACGGCGGCTTCCAAAGAAGGAAAAACCTGCGAACTGGGCCGGGGCGTCATTGACATACCGGCTTTTGTTGAGATGCTGCGGAAGGTGAAATACGAGGGCAGCTGTAGTCTGGAATACGAAAAAGATATGAAAGACCCGTTGGCCGGGATTGCCGAATCGGTCGGTTATTTCAAAGGCGTTTGTGATGCCTCCCGCAAACGGAAGTCGTAG
- the thiS gene encoding sulfur carrier protein ThiS, with protein sequence MLVSVNNQSVEMPSAASLGSLLNQLALADQKGIAVAVNNTIVSRMDWSQYILSGNDKVTILQATQGG encoded by the coding sequence ATGCTCGTTTCAGTCAACAATCAATCCGTTGAAATGCCCTCGGCAGCCTCACTAGGCAGTCTGCTGAACCAATTAGCTCTTGCCGACCAGAAAGGCATTGCCGTAGCCGTTAACAACACCATTGTTTCCCGCATGGACTGGTCGCAGTATATCTTATCGGGAAACGATAAAGTCACCATTCTACAAGCTACACAGGGAGGATAA
- a CDS encoding Gfo/Idh/MocA family protein yields the protein MENSRREFIKKAALSTAGLTVGGLATGMSAKSYAKIIGANERLNVAIAGLGRRLEAYYEPISKKNSNVELVYLCDVMKKQRESALQKFSKHIDYKPKLENDIRKVIADKNVDVLINATPDHWHAPGTWLAIQGGKHVYVEKPCSQNPREGELLVEFQKKYNKVVQMGNQQRSALESIDIVNQIHNGVIGKAYKAVAFYANNRGEVPIPKKAPVPDGLDWDLFQGPAPRTDYTHDTWDYNWHWYGWLYGTAESGNNATHELDVARWALQVEFPEYVTVEAAKRYFPEDGWAVYDTMDATFRFPGDKIIKWDGKSRNGHKTYGSDRGTIIYGTNGTVYVDRGGYKLFNRDGKMIKDSKATGSEAGTALGGGGDMTTRHIQNFFEAIRGKEKQNSTIEEGARSTLLCHLANIAFRTNKSFAIDSKNGHIQDKDAMKLWSREYEKGWEPKL from the coding sequence ATGGAAAATTCAAGACGAGAGTTTATCAAGAAAGCGGCCCTGAGTACGGCTGGGCTAACCGTTGGCGGACTGGCAACCGGCATGTCGGCCAAGAGCTATGCTAAAATAATTGGTGCCAACGAGCGGCTGAACGTTGCCATTGCCGGATTGGGACGTCGGCTGGAGGCCTATTACGAACCGATCTCCAAAAAGAACAGTAATGTCGAGCTGGTGTACCTCTGCGATGTGATGAAGAAACAGCGGGAGTCGGCACTTCAGAAGTTTTCGAAGCATATCGACTACAAACCGAAGCTGGAAAACGATATCCGGAAGGTCATCGCCGATAAAAATGTGGATGTGCTCATCAATGCAACGCCTGATCACTGGCATGCCCCCGGCACCTGGCTGGCCATCCAGGGCGGAAAGCACGTGTACGTCGAAAAGCCGTGCAGTCAGAATCCCCGCGAAGGTGAACTGCTAGTCGAGTTTCAGAAAAAATACAATAAAGTCGTTCAGATGGGCAACCAGCAACGCTCGGCGCTGGAATCCATCGACATCGTCAACCAGATTCACAACGGGGTGATTGGCAAGGCCTATAAAGCCGTGGCATTCTATGCCAATAACCGGGGTGAAGTCCCCATTCCAAAGAAAGCACCCGTTCCGGATGGCCTCGACTGGGATTTATTTCAGGGGCCAGCTCCCCGCACTGACTACACGCACGATACCTGGGATTACAACTGGCACTGGTATGGCTGGCTCTACGGAACGGCCGAAAGTGGTAATAACGCCACCCACGAACTCGACGTGGCCCGCTGGGCGTTGCAGGTAGAATTTCCGGAATATGTGACCGTTGAGGCTGCCAAGCGGTATTTCCCGGAAGATGGCTGGGCTGTTTATGACACGATGGATGCGACGTTCCGTTTCCCCGGCGACAAAATCATCAAGTGGGATGGCAAGAGCCGGAACGGACACAAAACATACGGCAGCGACCGGGGAACCATTATTTATGGAACCAACGGCACGGTGTATGTCGATCGGGGCGGGTATAAACTGTTTAACCGCGACGGCAAAATGATCAAGGATAGTAAGGCGACCGGCTCAGAAGCGGGAACAGCCCTGGGCGGTGGTGGCGATATGACCACCCGGCATATCCAGAATTTCTTCGAGGCAATCCGGGGGAAAGAGAAGCAGAACTCGACGATTGAAGAAGGAGCCCGGAGTACGCTGCTCTGCCACCTGGCAAACATTGCTTTCCGGACCAATAAATCAT